The Thermofilaceae archaeon sequence CGTTCTGCCCTTTCGCTCGATCTTTGTAACGAGGCCTGCAGCTTCCAGCTGCTGCAAAGCCTTCCTTATAGATGATCCACCAGCTTTTCTGAAATGCTCTCGGCGATGGCCGAGGTTCTTACGCCCCCCATAGGCGACTCTCAACCTTTCGATTCCCGTGGGGCCGTGAATGTAGAGTTTCCTCAGGAGGGAAGCGCACCTCTTATACCACCAATCGGGGTCGTCGGGTACGCGCTCCTTGTGGCTACCCGTTTTCGCGTACAAAGCCCACTCCGGCGGCTTTATCGTATCCCCGAAGTTCTCCTTCAGATGCCTGGCTAGCTCTTCAATGAATATGCGCGGTGGTATGTACCTTACATCAGTCACGTGCCTAGGGCGCGCTTAGTCGCAATATAAGCCTTTGTTCGCTTGCAAGCTTTTGCTCTCACTTGGATTTAATTCTACTTACTTCCTGAAGAGGAAAATGAAGCTTGTAAGCCCCCCTAAATCGATCTTCCTCACGGACGAAGGCCTCCATCTCTGCTCGCGTGCTGCTCGCTCTACGAGCTGCTTGAGGGGGCTGAGAATTACCAGTCTACCCCCTTCGTTAAGCACTTGGCGCCCTCCCTCAATTAGCGAAAAGTAAAGCCGTTTTAAACCGCCTACGGCCTTTTCACGAATCCCGTAGGGTGGGTTAGTGGCGACAACGTCCACCCCCTGTCTCAGCAGATTGTTCAAGTACCTGACGTCAGCTACCCAGAAGTCTGCTAACACGCCGGCGGAGGTAGCGTTCGTAATGGCACCTCTCACGTGAACAGGGTTAATGTCAAATCCCAACCCATGTACGCGGGGGGCGTCTAACAGCCCTTCGATGACAATCGTTCCTCCGCCGCATAATGGATCAACTAGCGTTTCACCATCTTTCAGGTTAGCGAGTCGGCACATGGCTCGTGCAACAATCGGGTTAAGAGACGAGGGATGGACGTAGACCCTGTAGCCTCTATCTCTCAGACTGGTAAAGGGTGTTAGATCTATCGCGAGCCTAAACTCTTTACCCACAAGCTCAGCGTAAAGAAGTAGGTCGGGATCGTCTAATGAAACCCTGAGTCGCGGGTATTTCCCTTGAATAGCTGAACCGACAACTCTGGAAATATCGAGCGACGTGAAGGGGTGGACCCCTTCTCTCGCGGCTTCGACTGCGAAAGATAGCGGATGATCCGCCATCCCGCTGATGAGATCCGTCGGCGTGGAGAGGAGCTGCTTAATCTCCTCCAGGCTTGAAGCGTAGCCCTCCACTAGAACAGCGTAGACCTTTTCAGCCAAGGTGAGCCGCGAGATAAAGCGTCCCAGCTCGCCGCCCTTCATCGGCTTAGCCAGCGTGTAAATGATCTTTCCACGCCTGATTATCCCACTGCCAGGAAGAGGTTTAAGCTCAGCTAAGAGTAGGTCCTCGAGACCGGGTACCGTTGTGATAAGCAGCTTTGAGACGCCCTCTTCGAGCATCGCCTAACCTTCACTTCAGCGCTTTCGGCTTTACGCCCAGCTTCGACGCAAGAGCTGTAAGGGTTACCCGAAGAGCTTCGCTCGTGGAGCAAGGTCCCTTGTAGTTGCCGGCTGCATCGTGCCCCCCACCTTCGCCCCCGAGTTCTCTAGCGACGGCTAACGCTAGGTCTCTGCTCGCGGAAATCCCCGTCTTTTCGAGGAAGCTCCTAGAAGCTCTGATGCTCAATCGGCATTCACCGTTTCTCGCCGAAGCCACGAGAGCCAGGTCAGCACCAAGGGATATCAGCGCTCTTGCGAGCGAGGCCTCGTAAGAACCTATTTCGCTCACTGCTACGAGGAAACCCCCTACGTTTAGCACATGGCTTCGTAGCGCCCCCTTCAGCTTGGCCACTCGCTCGGCGTAGGGTGACTCCTCCTCCAGCAGGGAAAGGGCGAGATTGTAGTCGCCACCAAGCTCGAGTAGGCGGGCAACTGTGCGCATAGTTTCCGGTGTAGCCCTGATGAATCGCCTGCTGTCGAAGAGAATACCTGTCAAGGCTAAAGTCGAAAGCCCCCCTGTTAGCGGGACCGATAGACCCTCCACTGCCTGGTAGACTAGAACGGTAGTTGCAGGTTCTTCGCGAACCAGCGAGAAGCTGGCTCTTGTAGCTAATTCGCCGGGTGGAACATGATGATCAATCACCAGCAGGAGAGCGGACTGCTCAACTAGTGGGCGGAAGACTGATAGCTGAACACCGTTAGTCGCGTCTACGACGGCAGCTGCGGAATATGCCCTGCGCCCTGGTTTGCGCACGTACTTCAATCGGATGTTGAGAGCATCCATAATTTTGCGTGAAAGTTTGCTAGGGCCTTCGGGGAAGGCTAGATCTACGTCCCTGAAACCCATCTCCTTCAAAAGGTGGTTCAGCAGGATGGAGGAGGCGAGAGCATCCGGATCTGCGTTCACGTGCGTTACTATAAGCACAGGCTCTTCGGCTCTGCTGGCGAAGCGTTTAACAGCCTCTACTGCCTCAGCCTGAAGGCTCGAGACCTTCGAGAGACGCCCTAACAATAAACTCCGCAAAAGCTTGATCAAGGATCCCCCCCAGCTCACGCTCCAGCTCCCTTCGAGGGTAGCGGGTTTTAACCGAGATAAGAGCTTCGACTGTGTACGGCCACTCTTCGCCAACATTCACGAGTATACTCACCGCCTCTGCGAGGGATCCTAGCTTTTCTCTCGCTATCATATCAATTCTATTGGCTAACCAAATAGCTAATTCTTCTAACTTCTCTTTACTCAGAATTTTAACCTGCTCCAGCCTGCGCTTCTCCACCAAGCTTCCTCGCCAGCTTCTTTTCCAATTCTTCTAATTGCTTCTTCAATAGATCTTCCTGCTTTTCTAGAGTTTTAATACGTATTTCTATAGTTTCTTTCAAATTGTTTAATTCATTAACAACACTACTCTTACTTTTAAGCACGATTATCGACCCAACAATTTTGTATACGGGGTGGCTGTCATCAACGGTGCTCAGCTCTTTTAGAGCTTCATCAACCTCAGCGAGCTGGGCCTGTAGCTGCTGCCTGTTAATTGCTATCAACCTGAGTCTCTCAACTAGATCCTGGTAACGTTTGACCTCGGCACGGAGCGTCTCAGAAACGCTTGCCACGTGGTCTACCCGTTCCAACTCAAGATAAGTTTTGCTATTGTTTCTCAGCGCTGTATGCTAGCTCTTGAGCTGCCCGCTCTAATGCGGTAAGCAATCGGAGAAAGCTGTTAAGGGCAGCTCTGAGAGAAGATCTCCTCTCAGATGTAAATCGTAGGTGGAGTTGTGAGCCTTGCAAGTCTATTTGGACTCTAACTCGGG is a genomic window containing:
- a CDS encoding DHH family phosphoesterase — protein: MLIVTHVNADPDALASSILLNHLLKEMGFRDVDLAFPEGPSKLSRKIMDALNIRLKYVRKPGRRAYSAAAVVDATNGVQLSVFRPLVEQSALLLVIDHHVPPGELATRASFSLVREEPATTVLVYQAVEGLSVPLTGGLSTLALTGILFDSRRFIRATPETMRTVARLLELGGDYNLALSLLEEESPYAERVAKLKGALRSHVLNVGGFLVAVSEIGSYEASLARALISLGADLALVASARNGECRLSIRASRSFLEKTGISASRDLALAVARELGGEGGGHDAAGNYKGPCSTSEALRVTLTALASKLGVKPKALK
- a CDS encoding 30S ribosomal protein S19e, producing MTDVRYIPPRIFIEELARHLKENFGDTIKPPEWALYAKTGSHKERVPDDPDWWYKRCASLLRKLYIHGPTGIERLRVAYGGRKNLGHRREHFRKAGGSSIRKALQQLEAAGLVTKIERKGRTLTPKGRALMDSLAYRIFKQMAAERPELAKYLS
- a CDS encoding prefoldin subunit beta, giving the protein MASVSETLRAEVKRYQDLVERLRLIAINRQQLQAQLAEVDEALKELSTVDDSHPVYKIVGSIIVLKSKSSVVNELNNLKETIEIRIKTLEKQEDLLKKQLEELEKKLARKLGGEAQAGAG
- a CDS encoding THUMP domain-containing protein, which codes for MLEEGVSKLLITTVPGLEDLLLAELKPLPGSGIIRRGKIIYTLAKPMKGGELGRFISRLTLAEKVYAVLVEGYASSLEEIKQLLSTPTDLISGMADHPLSFAVEAAREGVHPFTSLDISRVVGSAIQGKYPRLRVSLDDPDLLLYAELVGKEFRLAIDLTPFTSLRDRGYRVYVHPSSLNPIVARAMCRLANLKDGETLVDPLCGGGTIVIEGLLDAPRVHGLGFDINPVHVRGAITNATSAGVLADFWVADVRYLNNLLRQGVDVVATNPPYGIREKAVGGLKRLYFSLIEGGRQVLNEGGRLVILSPLKQLVERAAREQRWRPSSVRKIDLGGLTSFIFLFRK